The Macrococcoides canis genome has a window encoding:
- the dnaI gene encoding primosomal protein DnaI → MKHMGSILHTNSDIFKRIEAIKEETIKAPEIKQFIEENHITDKMIDNDLSVLQEYKDSSKMCRDCESFNQCKNFVPGHTPELYVENNKIKIRHLPCPSKLAHDESQKMKQFITAIHMPKDVLDAKLAHIHLDNKARIDIVRQANIICRDIAKGNDTKGMYIHGPFGTGKSFILGAIANELKERYIYTTLLYFPEFIRELKNGFSDGTYNERLNRVKNTPVLMLDDIGAEDLTPWVRDEVLGPILNHRMMNNMPTFFSSNFDFKELAHHLSMTKQGAEQTKARRIMERIETLSDAYMLSGKNYRREK, encoded by the coding sequence ATGAAACATATGGGATCGATACTGCATACGAACAGCGATATATTTAAACGTATCGAAGCAATAAAGGAAGAAACGATTAAAGCACCTGAGATTAAGCAGTTTATTGAAGAGAATCACATAACAGATAAGATGATTGATAATGATTTATCAGTTCTACAGGAATATAAAGATTCATCTAAGATGTGCAGAGATTGTGAATCTTTTAATCAGTGTAAAAATTTTGTGCCGGGCCACACACCTGAACTCTATGTTGAAAACAATAAAATTAAGATTAGACATTTACCTTGTCCATCAAAACTCGCCCATGATGAATCCCAGAAGATGAAACAGTTTATTACTGCGATCCATATGCCGAAGGATGTATTGGATGCAAAACTTGCACATATACATCTAGACAATAAAGCGCGTATCGATATCGTGCGTCAGGCAAATATCATTTGTCGCGATATTGCTAAAGGAAATGATACGAAAGGGATGTACATTCACGGGCCTTTTGGTACGGGTAAGTCATTTATTCTAGGTGCAATCGCTAATGAACTGAAGGAACGCTATATTTACACGACGCTGCTCTATTTTCCTGAGTTTATTCGAGAACTCAAAAATGGTTTCAGTGATGGCACTTATAATGAACGCCTTAATCGCGTGAAAAATACACCCGTACTGATGCTGGATGATATCGGTGCTGAAGACTTAACGCCATGGGTACGCGATGAAGTGCTTGGGCCTATTCTTAACCATCGCATGATGAACAACATGCCGACGTTCTTTAGTTCTAATTTCGATTTCAAAGAATTAGCCCATCATTTGTCGATGACAAAGCAAGGTGCTGAACAGACGAAAGCGCGTCGCATCATGGAGCGTATCGAGACGTTAAGTGATGCATATATGTTATCCGGAAAAAATTACAGACGTGAAAAATAA
- a CDS encoding replication initiation and membrane attachment family protein, with product MERYFTELNGTDEFIVISNYVATQVTEDVLTTLYTPLIGVECIGVYQFMRQFLTGYEQTSGIINHYIILSELKMNLAHFEVIRKRLEAIGLLKTYMRIEDNNKFVYKLIAPVMPSQFFNDPMLSVFLFQQVGKQRYQQLKSRFCNETLDLDGYQDVSSKYMDVFGTPKSPEKVVFEGNEHLVKQHESFGIPVHQHTFDFDLLEMLLAQNLITKSQLPKATRNLIVQLATLYDIAAHDMRGIILKSLTSDQQISHEDLRKNARDFYQIEHDGQLPQLTPQQVKDDTPETKLTWFELMDTTSPIDMLTAFSKSEPTIKQKRMIESILEREQLPFGVMNILLQYVMFTNDMKLPQSYIEEIASNWKKQKLSSSEAAYKYVKSFEQKKQEQLNKKANRYKKNDTVQKELTPKWLLEEEKSAVKEDTDNIDLEKERQKLLEELSQSWEEDK from the coding sequence ATGGAGCGTTATTTTACGGAACTCAATGGAACTGATGAGTTTATCGTTATCAGCAACTATGTTGCAACACAAGTTACAGAAGATGTGCTGACTACATTATATACACCGCTTATTGGAGTGGAATGTATTGGCGTCTATCAGTTTATGCGTCAGTTTCTCACTGGCTACGAACAGACAAGCGGCATCATCAACCACTATATTATTTTAAGCGAACTAAAGATGAATCTGGCACACTTTGAAGTGATCCGTAAGCGTTTAGAAGCGATTGGACTGCTGAAAACTTATATGCGTATTGAAGATAATAATAAGTTTGTATATAAGCTTATTGCACCCGTCATGCCGTCTCAGTTCTTTAATGATCCAATGCTCTCTGTATTCCTGTTCCAGCAAGTAGGCAAGCAGAGATATCAGCAGCTAAAGTCCAGATTTTGTAACGAAACGTTAGATCTAGACGGTTATCAAGATGTGTCCAGCAAGTATATGGATGTATTTGGGACACCGAAATCTCCTGAGAAGGTCGTTTTTGAAGGCAACGAACATCTTGTAAAGCAGCATGAATCTTTCGGTATTCCTGTTCATCAGCACACATTTGATTTCGATCTGCTAGAAATGCTGCTCGCACAGAATCTAATCACGAAAAGTCAATTACCGAAAGCGACACGTAACTTAATCGTCCAGCTAGCGACACTATATGATATCGCAGCACATGATATGCGCGGCATTATTTTGAAATCACTGACGAGTGACCAGCAAATTTCACACGAAGATTTACGCAAGAATGCGCGAGACTTCTATCAGATTGAACATGATGGACAATTGCCGCAGTTAACCCCTCAGCAAGTAAAGGATGATACACCGGAAACGAAACTGACCTGGTTTGAATTGATGGATACGACAAGTCCGATTGATATGCTTACTGCTTTCAGTAAGTCTGAACCGACAATTAAGCAGAAGCGTATGATTGAATCCATATTAGAACGTGAGCAACTGCCGTTTGGTGTAATGAATATCTTATTGCAGTATGTTATGTTTACAAATGATATGAAGCTGCCGCAGAGTTATATTGAAGAGATAGCTTCAAACTGGAAGAAACAGAAGTTATCAAGCAGTGAAGCAGCCTACAAATATGTGAAATCATTTGAACAGAAGAAGCAGGAGCAATTGAATAAAAAAGCAAACCGTTATAAAAAGAACGATACTGTGCAAAAAGAACTGACACCGAAATGGCTGCTGGAAGAAGAAAAGTCAGCAGTTAAAGAAGATACAGATAATATTGATCTGGAAAAGGAAAGACAGAAGTTATTAGAAGAGCTGAGTCAATCATGGGAGGAGGATAAATGA
- the nrdR gene encoding transcriptional regulator NrdR, which translates to MKCPKCSFNQSKVVDSRHADDMNAIRRRRECEQCGTRFTTFERIELQPLIVVKKDGTRQAFNRDKIVHGLVRACEKRPVPYESLEQITDAVENTLREKGQSEISSVDIGEIVMDHLMHLDQVSYVRFASVYKEFKDVDQLLRTMSDILNEKNKK; encoded by the coding sequence TTGAAATGTCCAAAATGCAGCTTTAATCAATCGAAGGTCGTTGATTCAAGACATGCAGATGATATGAATGCAATCAGAAGACGTCGCGAATGTGAACAATGTGGTACGCGTTTCACGACGTTTGAACGCATAGAACTGCAGCCTTTGATTGTCGTGAAAAAAGATGGAACAAGACAAGCCTTTAATCGTGATAAAATTGTACATGGTCTCGTACGCGCATGTGAAAAGCGTCCTGTTCCGTACGAATCACTCGAACAGATCACAGATGCAGTGGAGAACACATTAAGAGAAAAAGGCCAGTCTGAAATTTCATCTGTAGATATCGGTGAAATTGTCATGGATCACCTGATGCATCTGGATCAAGTGTCGTATGTACGCTTTGCATCTGTCTATAAAGAATTTAAGGATGTCGATCAGCTGCTCCGTACGATGAGTGATATACTCAATGAAAAGAACAAAAAGTAG
- a CDS encoding SGNH/GDSL hydrolase family protein: MRPHYIHLPKREEGNPVNKLRESFNRRNETILYHKDSVGIVFIGDSITDYWDLDSYFTLHNDKRIINRGIGNDRTQWVRERFIADAVQLNPDWIVLSIGINNTKELDDDQTEANQLHIKTRILEDIEAMIIMAKDNAINIAVTTLTSTNRPHLDGFITRSQFVQAINQDISHLCVKHDAQFIDYYTAMTETIEGIDYLHSELTDDGLHPHVLGYDRMADTLVNTLPYPIQLKH; this comes from the coding sequence ATGAGACCTCATTATATCCATCTGCCAAAACGAGAAGAAGGAAACCCTGTAAATAAACTGAGAGAAAGCTTCAACCGCAGAAATGAAACGATTCTTTACCATAAAGATTCAGTCGGTATTGTATTTATCGGAGATTCTATTACAGATTACTGGGATCTTGACAGCTATTTCACGTTACACAATGATAAACGTATCATCAACCGCGGTATTGGTAATGATCGTACACAGTGGGTACGCGAACGCTTTATTGCGGATGCCGTCCAGCTGAACCCTGATTGGATTGTATTATCCATCGGTATAAATAACACGAAAGAACTTGATGATGATCAAACTGAAGCAAACCAGCTCCATATCAAGACACGCATTCTAGAAGATATTGAAGCGATGATCATAATGGCGAAAGACAACGCGATTAATATTGCTGTAACAACACTCACTTCAACGAATCGTCCACATCTAGATGGATTTATTACACGTTCTCAGTTTGTTCAGGCTATCAACCAGGACATAAGCCACCTGTGTGTAAAACACGATGCACAATTTATCGACTACTACACAGCGATGACTGAAACTATAGAAGGTATCGATTACTTACACAGCGAACTTACCGATGACGGTCTCCATCCTCATGTACTCGGTTATGACAGGATGGCCGACACGCTCGTAAATACTTTGCCATATCCGATACAATTAAAACATTAA
- a CDS encoding DMT family transporter, producing MYWIFLIIAGLCEMLGVLWMNMFSKSGKRLYILLLIVTFGISLYFLSLSLAGITMSTAYAIWTGIGAVGGTLIGIFFYNESRHPLRILCIAIILGCTIGLKLLN from the coding sequence ATGTACTGGATATTTCTGATCATTGCAGGATTATGTGAGATGCTCGGCGTATTATGGATGAATATGTTCAGTAAGTCTGGTAAGCGCCTCTATATTTTATTGCTGATAGTTACGTTTGGCATTAGTCTTTACTTCCTATCTTTATCATTAGCAGGGATTACGATGAGTACAGCATACGCGATATGGACTGGTATCGGTGCTGTCGGCGGCACGTTGATCGGCATTTTCTTCTATAATGAATCAAGGCATCCGCTTAGAATCTTATGTATCGCGATTATATTAGGGTGTACAATTGGACTTAAATTATTAAATTAA
- a CDS encoding DMT family transporter — protein MNWIKLILAALFETGWVIGLAHADSAVEWILTLVSVTCSFYLLLNATKYLPVGTAYAVFVGLGATLVTVVDVAVYEVPLGLPKVVLITMLIIGVIGLKLATEEETV, from the coding sequence ATGAACTGGATAAAATTAATACTTGCAGCTCTGTTTGAAACAGGCTGGGTTATAGGACTAGCACACGCAGATAGTGCAGTCGAATGGATACTCACTTTAGTAAGTGTGACGTGCAGTTTTTATTTATTGCTCAATGCAACTAAATATTTACCAGTAGGCACAGCTTATGCAGTATTCGTCGGACTTGGTGCGACGCTTGTAACGGTTGTAGATGTTGCAGTGTATGAAGTACCGCTTGGCTTGCCGAAGGTAGTGCTGATTACAATGCTTATCATAGGCGTTATCGGCTTAAAGCTTGCTACTGAGGAGGAGACCGTATGA